The nucleotide sequence atttgcaactgcgacctggccaagataaagcaaagcagttcgacacatacaacagagttacacatggaataaacaaacatacagtcaataatacagtagaaaaagtctatatacagtgcaaatgaggtaggataagggaggtaaggcaataaataggccatagtggtgaagtaattacaatatagcaattaaacactggaatggtagatgtgcagaatatatatatatgaatgtgcaagtagagatactggggtgcaaaggagcaagataaataaataaatacagtatggggatgaggtagtgggtgggctatttacagatgggctatgtacaggtgcagtgatctttgagctgctctgacagctggtgcttaaagctagtgagggagatatgagtctccagcttcagtgatttttgcagttcgttccagtcattggcagcagagaactggaaggaaaggcggccaaaggaagaattggctttgggggtgaccagtgagatatatctgctggagcgcgtgctgctatggtgaccagtgagctaagataaggcgaggctttacctagcagagacttgtagatgacctggagccagtgggtttggcgacgagtatgaagcgagggccagccaacgagagcgtacaggtcgcagtggtgggtagtatatggggctttggtgacaaaacagatgtcactgtgatagactgcatccaatttgttgagtagattGTTGGAGGTTATTTGTAAAWgacatcgccaaagtcgaggatcggtaggatggtcagttttacgagggtatgtttggcagcatgagtgaaggatgctttgttgtgtaATAGGTCAGCTCTCCATGGATAACTCTGGAGCAAACAGCAACGGCTCTCAGTTCTTCATCACCTGTGACAAAACGGATTGGCTGGATAACAAACATGTGGTGTTTGGAGGGCATGGAGGTGGCAAAAGCCATGGAGGTAAGAGGGGAGGGACATGCTGGGGAAGATCTCAAAAGCATACTCTTCgcgtcctctccttgtctccttctcaaacccattggatgagaaagccagaggtccctacCCTCTAactttctcctccaatgggttttgagaaggagacgatgAGAGGGGATGCGAGGAGTaggcaattgagattctcccatggAGGGGAAGTAGGGTCCTATAGGTTGTTACAGATTGTGAAGAAGTTGTGTACCAAGACTCATGTCATGTTTTCTGTCCCCACAGGCACAAGGAACAAAAGAAGGCAAGCCCAAGCAGAAAGTGATCATTTCAGACTGTGGAGAGTATGTTTAACTTGAAGCACAGACGAGTGACtgttgtagctgtgtgtgtgactgtatttGTGAAAAATATGCAGTGTCAGACTGAAGAATGGTAAACTGCTCAGTTTTTATCATGTACTACACATGTCCATGACTCATCTGCTGTACATGGATTCTCCCTGTTCGTCCCACCTTCTCTGTAAATCTTACAATAAACACTTGTATACTAAACATAAACAGCTGCTGATAAATGTCACATTTTCCAAATTGTAAATAAAACGTTTTCTTTGTTGATACAGTGTAGGACTGTATAGTGAATAAAAATACTTACATTTCCTCTAGAAATCTGTCTTTTAGGATTTTTCATTCAAAATGTACCACAACATTTCTAAGAGGTTGCATTATATATTTGATAATTTAATTTTATGGGTCTTCAATGGAAAAAAAGACTCGATATTTATGACTAAAGGTCTGAAATAAAGCCTATGATCAGCCGCCCCACTCTGAATAACATTTAAATGACCGGCGAAAACACTCAGCTCGATGGTTCGTTCACGAGCCACACCTGGATAAATGGAACGTTGTACGGTAACGTCGCTATGTAAATTCCCTTGGGAAATCTTCATAGATTTTTATCTGTGGCGGCGCAGTAAAACCATGTTAATCCATTACGATACGAACTGCAACTTTCCCGACGGAGTTTATGGTCCTTTCTATATAGTCATTTTGAAGTGTAAGTACATTATTTGTTTAGATTCCCACCTGCGAATCAATAGCTAGCTGTACTATAAGGTTATTAGATAACGATTGCGAGAGATCAAGTTTGGGTTCTTTTTCGATGATTGCAGTGATTGCATTTGAGACAAATTTTCTCTGCAGAGCACTGACTAGAATCAACAACAATTTCCACAGCCTAACTGTGTGATAAAAACTATAAATGTGTCCGTTATTAATGTTAAGGCCTATGAATGCAATAgttagtgtcttcagaaagtattcaaacccctttgactttttccacattttgtgttacagcctgaatttaacatttaatcaattgagatgttttgtcagtggcttacacacaataccccataatgtcaaagtggaattatgtttttaggaaAGTTCACAAATtactaaaaaatgaaaagctgaaatgtcttgagtcgataagtattcaaccccttatggcaagcctaaaataAGTTAATGAGTAAAAATTAGCTTAAGTCACATAAGtagcatggactctgtgtgcaataataggttttaaacatgatttttgaataactacctcgtctctgtaccccacaagcACAcgtatctgtaaagtccctcagttgagcagtgaatttcaaacacaggttcaaccacaaaaccagaggttttccaatgctttgcaaagGGAAACTATTGGTATAtgggtaaaaatgaaaaaatccattgaatatccttttgagcatggtgaagttattaattacactttgtatggtgtatcaatacacccagtcactacaaagatacaggtgtccttcctaactcagttgtcggagatgaaggaaaccgttcagagaattcaccatgaggccaattgtgatttTGAAACAGAGtttggctgtgatagaaaactgagggatcaaaaacattatagttactgcacaatactaacttaattgacagagtgaaaggaagGAAGCACCTACAgaataaaaatcaaaaaaatatgcgtcatgtttgcaacaaggcactaaagtaataatgccaaatctacacttgagttgcttaccaaaaataCAGTGATTGTTTGTGAGTagccgagttacagtttggacttaaatatgcttgaaaatctattgcaagacctgaAAACGTTTGTTtagggcaaatgttgcacaatccaggtatggaaaggtcttagagacttacccagaaactcacagttgtaatcgctgctaaagattattctaacatgtattgactctgtTTTTTTCTTTACAAATGACATTATTgcgtattttgtgtagatcgttgacaaaaaatgacaattaagtCCATTTTATTCCCACTGCAACACAACacatttagaaaaagtcaaggggtgtgactactttctgaaggcactgtaacttgcTACTCAACAGAAATCCTGTCATGTGCTTTTAGGACATGGGGGCTTTTATCATCCTTAATATATGAACTTTATTATTCAATTTAATTTTAAAAGAAGACCGCAAGTGTGAAAATAGCTACCAGTTATTTGGTTGGGAATTACTTTTTACACTtgggaaaacaggtgacaccaGTTGTTTGTGTCCTTTTGTTCACTCATACTCAAAGGCATAATCTTTtccccacttcctctctctttttctaaagATCACTGAAAGTGAAGAACACTCCAGAATTTTACCTGAGATCTCAACCAACAGTGGAAATAGTTTCTCACACTAATTATTCCRTAATAACTTTCGTCAGGGAGGTAGATTGTGAGTCAGTCTCACAATGAACTGGGCATTCCTCCAGAGCCTCCTCAGTGGGGTGAACAAGTACTCCACGGCGTTCGGCCGCGTGTGGCTGTCCGTTGTCTTCCTCTTCAGGGTCATGGTGTTTGTCGTGGCAGCCGAGAATGTGTGGGGCGATGAGCAAAAAGACTTCACGTGCAACACGGCCCAGCCTGGCTGCCACAACGTCTGTTACGACCACTTCTTCCCTGTGTCCCACGTCCGCCTGTGGGCACTGCAGCTCATCTTCGTCACATGTCCCTCTCTCCTGGTGGTAATGCACGTAGCCTACAGAGATGAACGTGAGCGTAAACACACACTAAAATACGGTGAGGGCTGCCAGAAAATCTACATGAACACCGGTAAGAAGCGTGGAGGGCTGTGGTGGACCTACGTCCTGACCCTGGTCTTCAAGATGGCTGTGGATGCCACCTTTGTGTATTTAATCTACCATATCTACGAGGGCTATGACTTCCCCTCCCTCATCAAGTGTGAGCAGAAGCCTTGTCCCAACAAGGTGGACTGCTTCATTGCTCGCCCCACTGAGAAGCGGATATTCACCATCTTCATGGTGGTCACCAGTTTGGCTTGTATCCTGCTCTCCTTCTTCGAGATCCTGTACCTGGTGGGGAAACGCTGTAAAGAGGTCTTCACCCGTATGCACAAGAACTCACCCTCCTCCACCATCCAGCCACGCCAGATGGCCATGGCTACCTCCCTGGTGGTTGGTGGCAAGAATGGAATGCAGTCCAACTCACTAAAGCTGCCCTCAATAAAGCTACCCAGCAAGGATACCTCAGCCCCATCGTATAGCGTTGTCGTGTATGCCTGAGGTAAAGACTGGACAACGACATTAGAGACTGAATGAGAGAATGCAAAGAAGACAAGTAAGTATGGAGGCAATGGGAAATATCTTCCATTTATCTTCAGGCCCTCACTGGGCGAGAGAGTTCTTCACTGCCATTCAAGACTTCTCATTACCTGAGCTACAATGGAACTGGATGGCTCTTGACATTCCTGGATAACTTGTTTACCTACCATTCTGTCATTGACCGGGTTATTAAACAAATCaattagtcactttaaataaaatATCCATCATTTACAGAGGAAAGTTTCACGCTAGGGCTGGGAAATGTAATTTATTCTTATGTTATTTGTTCGCTGTCTACCACACCTCACAACTTTACCAGGGCTATTTTTATGAAAGGACTCAACCATTGCCACACTGTGCCCATACCATTGCTGTTCTTATGCCCTGGAGAAGTTGTTTTCCCTGTCTCATCCTCCATTACGAATGGCAGAGACTGCATCAGTCTTTGTTGTGAAAAAGATGGAGCAAAGAGCAATGTATTTTCagacaattaaaaatatttaatttcttCTATGGACTTTGAGAGTATTTTTCTGGTCAGATGTTAGTCTATAAATTATGCACAAACATGGCTTGAAAAATGAGTATGGCTATTCTGTGtttatgttttttacattgtatatTCTAAAATACATACACTGCATAAAGccagtagagataatgattttaGTGTGTTTCTGTAAGCTGTTGATGAAACTGTGTATCTCAAAATACatggatgtaaacatatttgggGATATTTACAKTGTCTTCAGAAAGAGTTCATACACATTTACTTGgttcatattttgttgtgttacaacctgaattcaaaatctaTTACATCTTtttttatctcacccatctacacataataccccacaatgacaaagtgaaaacatgtttttagaaatgttagcaaatttattgacaattaaatacagaaatattcaatttacagtagtattcatacccctgattcaatactttgtagaagcacgtttggcagcaagtctttctgagtaagtctctaagagctttccacaccttgattgtgcaacattttccattattcttttcaaaattcttcaagctctgtaaaattagtcattgatcattgctaaacaaacCATATTCAggtcttgccacagattttcaagtagatttaggtcaaaactgtaacgaGGCAACTCAGgaccattcactgtcttcttggtaagcaactcaagtgtagatttggtcttgtgttttaggttattgtcctgctgaaaggtgaattaatctcccagtgtctggtggaaagcagactgaaccaggttttcctctaggattttgcctgtgcttagttccattccattgattttttatcctgaaaaactccccagttcttaacgattacaagcatacccataacatgatgcagaccccactatgcttgaaaaaatggagagtggtactcagtattgtgttgcattggatttgccccaaacataacactttgtattcaggacaaaaagtgaattgattGGCCCctttttttttgcaatattactttagtaccttgttggaaacaggatgcatgttttggaatatttttaacaTACAAACAAGAGACCACACTCATTGTGAGAAAAATGCCCCTATACAGTAAATTTTTCTATGATGGCACCTGTGTTAATTCATTACAGACAGTATTCAAATGCTTTTTCTTGGTTCAGAGACTTAGATAAGGATCAAGACCATGAAAAGTCCCGTAGCATTGAATTTCCCATTCAAAAGGAATCAGTCCCATTTTACTCTCTTCTTAgctgatttcaaatcaaatcaaattttatttatcacatgcaccgaatacaacagtgaaatgcttacttacgagatactaaaccaacaatgcagttaaaaaaataaaataaaaatctaggtaagaataagaaataagtcattaaagagcagcagtaaaataacaatagcgagactatacacatgggggtaccggtacagagtcaatgtgcgggggcactcgttagttgaggtaatatgtacatgtaggtagagttattaaagtagtagtggtgtaaaagaggggaggggcaatgcaaatagcctcggtagccatttgattagatgttcaagagtcttatgRcttgggggtagaagctgtttagaagcttctgggacctagacttggcactccggtaccgcttgctgtgcggtagcagagagaacagtctatgactagggtgactggagtctttgacaatttagggccttcctctgacatcgcctggtgcagaggtcctggatggcaggaagcttttcCACactgatgtactgagccgtacgcactaccctctgtagtgctttgcagtcggaggccgagtagttgccataacaggcagtgatgcaaccagtcaggatgctctcgatggtgcagctgtagaaccttttgaggatctgaggacccatgccaaatcttttcagtctcctgagggggaataggttttgtcgtgccctatttacgactgtcttggtgtgcttggaccatgttagtttgttggtgatgtggacaccaaggaacttgaagctctcaacctgctccactacagcctcgtcgatgagaatgggggcgtgctcggtcctctttttcctgttttctacaatcatctcctttgtcttgatcatgttaagggagaggttgttgtcctggcaccacacgtccaggtctctgacctcctccctataggctgtctcgccgttgtctgtgatcagacctaccactgttgtgtcatctgcaaacttaatgatggtgttggagtcgtgcctggccgtgcagtcatgagtgaacagggagtacaggaggggacctgagcacgcatccttgaggggctcctgtgttgaggatcaccgtGGCRGATGTGTTGTTACCaacccttaacacctgggggtggcccgtcagaaagtccaggatccagttgcagagggaggtgtttagtcccagggtccttagcttattgatgagctttgagggcactatggtgttgaacactgagctgtagtcaatgaataacattctcacatacagttgaagtcggaagtttacacttaggttggagtcattaaaactcgtttttcaaccactccacacatttcttgttagaaaaaatatagttttggcaagtttgttaggacatctactttgttcatgacacaagtaatttttccaacaattgtttacagacagattatttcacttataattcacaacagcaaaggaccttgtgaagatgtggaggaaacaggtaaaaaagtaactatatccacagtaaaacgagttatatatcaacataacctgaaaggccgctcagcaaggaagaagcccctgctccaaaaccgccataaaaaagccggactacggtttgcaactgcacatgatacaaaaatagaactgtttggccataatgaccatcgttatgtttggaggaaaagggggaacgcttgcaagccgaagaacaccatcccaaccgtgaagcacgggggtggcagcatcatgttgtgggggtgttttgctgcaggagggactggtgcacgtcacaaaatagatagcatcatgaggcaggaaaattatgtggatatattgaagcaacatctcaagacatcagccaggaagttaaagcttggtcgcaaatgggtcttcaaatggacaatgaggccaagcaaacttccaaagttgtggcaaaatggcttaaggacaacaaattcaaggtattggagttgtcaaggctgtgggtaactggtgaaaaggagtcaggtgcaggagagctgagatgcgtggacaaggtatttaataAAGTAAACACCAGAACAAACACAATACAATGGTGCAGAAAAAATACCGGAACCACGAATAAACGGGCGTAACAACAAaacccacttattgtgggaagcttgtggaaggctacccgaaacgtttgacccaagttaaacaatttaaagtcaatgctaacaaatactaattgagtgtatgcaaacttctgacccattttctctacttttattctgacatttcacattcttaaaataaagttgtgatcctaactgaccWaagacagggaatttttactctgattaaatgtcaggaattgtgaaaaactgagtttaattgtatttggctaagttgtatgtaaacttccgacttcaacaataggtgttccttttgtacaggtgggaaagggcagtgtggagtgcaaaagagattgcatcatctgtggatctgttagtgcggtaagcaaattggagtgggtctaRGGTTTCTGGGATARttgtgttgatgtgagcaatgaccagcctttcaaagcacttcatggctacagaccgtGAGTGCTAcatgtcagtagtcatttaggcaggttacccaAGTGTTCTTGGGCATTGAGACTATGGTGGtcagcttaaaacatgttggtattacagactctgacagggagaggttgaaaatgtcactgaagacactttccagttggtcagcgcatgctcgcagtacacgtcctggtaatccgtctgggcctgcggccttgtgaatgttgacctgtttaaaggtcttactcacatcggctgcagagagtggGATCACACAgttttccggaacagctggtgctctctgtTTCAGTGCTGGTTCTGACTGCTGAGATTAGTCCCATATAAGCACCAGTGCATTGGTCACATATTAATGACAATCATTCTATATGGGGATCAGAACATACAGTATGAGCAACACTAATTGTATAAGAGGACCGGTCCAATCCCCAGTTTTATACGTCAGCCAGGGTGGTAGATGACCCTCCCAGTGGAGGAAATTGACCTGTCAGTCTCTGGGACAGATGACTCCTCTGTTTACATGGAAATTAGAGATCATAAAAGGGATGATATCGTAGTAGTAAGGGTTGAACACAGGGCTGTGAGGTGAAATCGAACAAGTTAGTCTCACTTTGTATTCCAGAAAGGGGAATTTCAGTTGTTCAGTGAAGTGTATGTTTTTGTGTTCTGTAAAAAATTAACTCTGTAATAATCAACCAGGAATCAAGGTTGGACCTGGTCTGTTGACACAGAATGTTATTTCTCTCTATTCAGCCTCTTGAATCAGGACTTGTGGGTCTTTCACTATGTAGACAAAGAAAATACACATGTTGGCAGCAGCAAGACTGTACAGGATTGTCTTTTAGTTCTGCCCTAACTCCTcattttccctgttaacacttgCCCCTGCTGTTTTCACTGTCTAATAGAGCggtgtacagacagacacagaacattgtagtcattttcctgttctcTCAGCGTGTGGAGACATGGTGTGCATTCTGTCAGGTGCACCCAGCAAACTGCCTGGACCAGTTCTCGAACTGGAGCAAAAAAAGGAACTCCCTGTCTCCTTAAGTGCATAAAATACAGCAAGTGTTTCCAAGGCAGATGTCtttaacactgaacaaaaatataaacgcaacatgcagcaatttcaaagattttactgagttacagtgaggaaatcagtcaatttaaataaattcattaggctctaatctatggctttcacataactgggaatacagatattgtcacgttcctgacctgttttctgttgttttgtatgtgtgtgatggtcagggcgtgagttttgggtgggcagtctatgtttgctgtttctatgttggttttgggttgcctggtatggctcttaattagaggcaggtgttttgcgttttcctctaattgagagtcatattaaggtaggttgttctcactgtttgtttgtgggtgattgtcgctgtgtctgtgtattttgcaccacacggtactgtctcgtctcggtcgttcctgtttatgtgttcctcgtttcatgtaagttcatagtttaggtctgtctagttcgttttgttattttgttaatcattcaagtgtatttcgtttcgtgtttttccgtcttgtcaaataaacattatgtattcatcacccgctgcgccttggtctactcactcaccgagggACGGCCGTTACAGATAtacatctattggtcacagacccctttaaaaaaaaggaaggggcgtggatcagaaaaccagttagtatctggtgtaaccatcatttgcctcatatAGCGCAACACATCTCTTTTGCAGAGtagatcaggttgttgattgtggcctgtggaatgttgtcctactcctcttcaatggctgtgtgaagttgctggatattgacagaaactggaacatgctgtcgtgcacgttgatccagagcatctcaaacctgctcaatgggtgacatgtctggtgagcatgcaggccatggaagaacttggatattttcaacttccaggaattgtgtacatatccttgcgacatggagccgtgtattatcatgctgtaacatgaggtgatggcggaggatgaatggcatgacaattgggcctcaggatctcgtcactttatctctgtgcattttaattgctatcgataaaatgcaattgtgtttgttgttcgtAGCTAATGACTGCCCATATCATTAACCCCTATgccaacatggggcactctgttcacaacgttgaaatCAGCAAACAGCTTGCCCACTTGATGCCATACATCCTGTCTGCCATCTGTCATGTACAGTTGAAAGAAAGAATGAAGAScacacttctccagcgtgccagtggtcattaaaggtgagcccactgaagtcggtcatgacgccgaactgcagtcaggtcaagaccctgatgaggatgacgagcacgcaaaTGAGCTTTCCTGAGGTGGTTTataacagtttgtgcagaaattcttctctTGTGCAAACCCRcagtttcatcagctgtcctggttgctggtctcagacgatcccgcaggggaagaagccagatgtggaggtcctgggctggtgtggttgcacgtagtctgtggttgtgaggccggttggatgtactgctagATTCTCTACAACGATGTTGAAGgtgggttatggtagagaaatatacattaaattctctgccaacagctctggtggacattcctgcagtcagcatgccaattgcacgctcactcaaaacttgagacatctgtggcattgtgttgtgtgacaaaactgcacatttcagagtggccttttattgaccacaacacaaggtgcacctgtgtaatgatcatgctgtttaattagcttcttgatatgccacatctgtggaatacctccctctgcaactggatcctggatttcctgatggtccgcacccaggtggtacgggtaggtaacaacacatccgccatgctgatcctcaacacaggggcccctcaggggtgcgtgctcaggtcccctcctgtactccctgttcactcatgactgtacggccaggcacaacttcaacaacatcattaagtttgcagatgacacaacagtggtagtcctgatcaccgacaacgatgagacagcctatagggaggaggtcagagacctgaccgtgttgggcaaggacaacaacctctccctcaacatgatcaagacaaaagagataattgtggactacaggaaaaggaggacagagcacacccccattctcatcgacagggctgtagtagagcaggttgagagcttcaacttccttggtgtccacatcctcaacaaactaacatggtccaagcacaccaagacattcgtgaagagggcacgacaaaacctattccccctcaggagactgaaaagatttggcatgggtcctcagatcctcaaaaggcaccatcgaaagcatcctgactggttgcatcactgcctggtatagcaactactcggcctccgaccgcaaaacactacagagggtagtgcgtacggcccagtacatcaccgaggCTAAGctccctgccttccaggacctctataccaggcggtgtcagaggaagtccctaaaaattgtcaaagactccagccaccctatacatagactgttctctctgctactgcacggcaaggggtaccggagtgccaagtccaggtccaagaggcttctaaacagcttctacccccaagccataagactcctgaatatctagtcaaatggctacccagactatttgcattgccccccccacctcttcttcgctgctgctactctctgttattatctatgcatagtcactttaataaatctacctacatgtacatattacctcaattacctcgacaccggtgcccccgcacattgactttgtactggtaccccctgtatatagccccgctatttttatttactgctgctctttaattatttgttattcttatctctgacttttttttaggtattttcttgaaactgcattgttggttaagggctaagggcttgtaagtaagcatttcactgtaaggtctacacctgttgtatttggcgcatgtgacaaataaaatttgatttgatttgatgaggtgctgcatcagatgacctggcctccacaatcacccgacctcaacccaattgagatggtttgggatgagttggaccgcagagtgaaggaaaagctgccaacaagtgctcagcatatatgggaactccttcaagactgttggaaaagcattccaggWgaagctggttgagagaatgccaagagtgtgcaaagctgtcaacaagttaaagggtggctactttgaagaatctcaaatataacatatattttatttgtttaccaatttgttggttactacatgattccatatg is from Salvelinus sp. IW2-2015 linkage group LG9, ASM291031v2, whole genome shotgun sequence and encodes:
- the LOC111968817 gene encoding gap junction beta-4 protein-like; translated protein: MNWAFLQSLLSGVNKYSTAFGRVWLSVVFLFRVMVFVVAAENVWGDEQKDFTCNTAQPGCHNVCYDHFFPVSHVRLWALQLIFVTCPSLLVVMHVAYRDERERKHTLKYGEGCQKIYMNTGKKRGGLWWTYVLTLVFKMAVDATFVYLIYHIYEGYDFPSLIKCEQKPCPNKVDCFIARPTEKRIFTIFMVVTSLACILLSFFEILYLVGKRCKEVFTRMHKNSPSSTIQPRQMAMATSLVVGGKNGMQSNSLKLPSIKLPSKDTSAPSYSVVVYA